One genomic window of Gossypium hirsutum isolate 1008001.06 chromosome D11, Gossypium_hirsutum_v2.1, whole genome shotgun sequence includes the following:
- the LOC107912012 gene encoding tubby-like F-box protein 5 codes for MSLKSIMRELKEMKEGIGSISKRGGESKVWRSRTRSHVAPDRAPTESESVEQSPWANLPPELLLDIIQRVEESETAWPARAVVVFCAAVCRSWREITKEIVQTPEQCGRLTFPISLKQPGPHESPIQCYIRRDRATSTYLLFYGLVPSEGESDKLLLAARKVRRATCTDFVISLVADDFSRASYTYVGKLRSNFFGTKFTIHDSQPPCDSIIPSSTRSSRRFHSKQVFPKLSSSNYNIGTITYELNVLRTRGPRRMHCVLHSIPMSSIQEGGTAPTPLAFRQSFDEQLSPLISSKGKEPVTNPSSPTLPATPLHPLGSGEPLTLKNKAPRWHEQLQCWCLNFKGRVTVASVKNFQLVAAVEPSHNVSPEEQEKVILQFGKIGKDIFTMDYRYPLSAFQAFAICLSSFDTKPACE; via the exons ATGTCATTGAAGAGTATTATGCGAGAGTTAAAGGAAATGAAGGAGGGGATTGGGAGCATATCAAAGAGAGGAGGGGAAAGCAAGGTTTGGCGTAGTAGGACTCGATCCCATGTTGCTCCTGATCGAGCACCAACTGAATCTGAATCCGTAGAACAAAGCCCTTGGGCGAACCTACCGCCTGAATTGCTCTTGGATATCATCCAGAGGGTTGAAGAGAGCGAGACAGCTTGGCCTGCTCGAGCCGTTGTAGTATTTTGTGCTGCAGTTTGTAGGTCTTGGAGAGAGATTACAAAGGAGATTGTGCAGACTCCAGAGCAATGTGGAAGGCTCACATTTCCCATTTCGTTGAAGCAG CCTGGTCCCCATGAGTCCCCGATTCAATGCTATATTAGAAGAGACAGAGCCACTTCGACATATCTTTTGTTCTATGGTCTGGTGCCTT CTGAGGGGGAGAGTGATAAATTGCTGTTAGCAGCAAGGAAGGTCAGAAGGGCTACCTGCACGGATTTTGTTATATCTTTGGTTGCTGATGATTTTTCTAGGGCCAGCTATACATATGTCGGTAAACTAAG GTCTAATTTTTTTGGTACTAAGTTCACAATACATGACAGTCAACCTCCGTGTGACTCAATAATCCCATCAAGTACCCGATCGAGTCGAAGATTCCACTCGAAGCAGGTGTTTCCAAAACTATCTTCGTCCAACTACAATATTGGTACCATTACCTATGAGCTCAATGTTCTGCGAACACGAGGACCAAGGAGAATGCATTGTGTTTTGCACTCGATTCCCATGTCTTCGATTCAGGAAGGAGGCACTGCACCAACACCATTAGCGTTCCGCCAATCCTTTGATGAACAACTTTCTCCCTTAATCAGTTCAAAAGGAAAGGAACCGGTGACAAACCCCAGCTCCCCTACCCTCCCAGCCACTCCATTACACCCCTTGGGCTCAGGAGAGCCACTAACCCTAAAGAACAAGGCTCCTAGATGGCATGAACAGTTACAGTGCTGGTGCCTTAACTTCAAGGGGCGTGTGACAGTGGCCTCTGTTAAGAATTTCCAGCTTGTTGCTGCTGTTGAGCCATCACATAATGTATCACCTGAAGAGCAAGAGAAGGTAATCTTACAGTTTGGAAAAATCGGCAAAGACATCTTCACCATGGATTATCGATATCCTCTATCTGCTTTCCAAGCCTTTGCAATCTGCCTAAGCAGCTTTGACACCAAACCAGCTTGCGAATGA